The following coding sequences lie in one Cyanobacterium sp. Dongsha4 genomic window:
- a CDS encoding alpha/beta fold hydrolase: MTITPSTQYYNWNKYKCAYTSYNTESDFPYAIILIHPIGVGLSGIFWHRFLSNSAVSEAQIPIYNPDLLGCGESDLVRLAYDPKDWASQLNHFITNVVKKPVILVVQGASFPIAIYMSSGDLKCDLIKGLILSGPPAWNIMINGGNLRVSEIIWNLFFDSFIGSLFYQYARRRDFIKSFSVKELFGEEKDVDDEWLDMLEKAATNSMSRYAVFSFLAGFWRKDYSKLMAKLDQKILLLMGEKATSVSKEGFKETPDQRIELYQKNIPSLTGKKLKGRNVLPYESTEDFVRETINFCQFFTD; this comes from the coding sequence ATGACTATTACACCTTCAACTCAGTATTACAATTGGAACAAATATAAGTGTGCTTACACCAGTTATAATACAGAATCGGATTTTCCTTATGCCATAATTTTAATTCATCCTATCGGAGTTGGTTTGTCGGGTATTTTTTGGCATCGTTTCCTTTCAAATTCAGCAGTTTCTGAGGCACAAATTCCTATCTATAACCCTGATTTATTAGGATGTGGTGAAAGTGATTTAGTGCGTTTAGCGTATGATCCAAAAGACTGGGCTAGTCAGCTTAATCATTTTATAACAAATGTGGTCAAAAAACCAGTTATTTTAGTTGTCCAAGGGGCTTCTTTCCCCATTGCAATTTATATGAGTTCTGGGGATTTAAAATGTGATTTAATTAAAGGGTTAATTTTGTCGGGGCCTCCTGCTTGGAATATTATGATTAATGGGGGAAATTTAAGGGTTAGTGAAATTATTTGGAATCTGTTTTTTGATAGTTTTATTGGTTCTTTATTTTATCAGTATGCCCGTCGTCGAGATTTTATTAAGTCGTTTTCTGTCAAGGAATTATTTGGAGAAGAAAAGGATGTTGATGATGAATGGTTAGATATGTTAGAAAAAGCCGCTACTAATTCTATGAGTCGTTATGCTGTTTTTTCTTTTCTAGCTGGTTTTTGGCGTAAAGATTACTCAAAATTAATGGCAAAATTAGACCAAAAAATTTTATTGTTAATGGGAGAAAAAGCTACCAGTGTGAGTAAAGAAGGCTTTAAAGAAACACCTGATCAAAGAATAGAATTATATCAGAAAAATATTCCTAGTTTAACAGGTAAGAAGTTAAAAGGAAGAAATGTTTTACCCTACGAGTCAACTGAAGATTTTGTCAGAGAAACAATTAATTTTTGTCAATTTTTTACCGATTAA
- a CDS encoding ATP-binding protein produces MGKLEVTQHISFRVKSDLIYLKEVLSQFETLRQEWISEKDWLQSQLALAEGFTNAVRHAHKNKPPETIIEIEIDVSEEEIKIQVWDFGQPFQLESLKQKINHQGEFATGGRGVEILQKIADDLRYDRISDDRNCLTIRKKLSLAN; encoded by the coding sequence GTGGGAAAATTGGAAGTTACTCAACACATATCATTTAGAGTAAAAAGTGATTTAATCTATCTCAAAGAAGTTTTGTCTCAGTTTGAAACTCTTAGACAAGAATGGATTAGCGAGAAAGATTGGTTACAGTCTCAATTAGCTTTAGCCGAGGGTTTTACCAATGCCGTGCGTCATGCTCATAAAAATAAACCCCCTGAAACTATTATTGAAATAGAGATTGATGTCAGTGAAGAAGAAATCAAAATTCAGGTATGGGATTTTGGGCAACCTTTCCAGTTAGAATCTTTGAAACAGAAGATTAACCATCAAGGAGAATTTGCAACGGGGGGGAGAGGGGTTGAAATTTTGCAAAAAATAGCCGATGATTTAAGATACGATCGCATCTCTGATGATCGTAATTGTTTAACTATTAGAAAAAAATTATCTTTAGCTAACTAG